The following coding sequences lie in one Capnocytophaga stomatis genomic window:
- a CDS encoding MFS transporter, with translation MANQFPRGHKKLLKAWILYDWANSVYSLTIVSAVFPIFYGLLFKIADITHIQLFGIDFKNTAVITFVTSLAFLVVVLVSPILSGIADYLGNKKTFMKFFCYLGAISCIGLYWFSLESIYFGLTCYFLGVVGFWGSIVFYNSYLPDIALPEQYDEVSAKGFIMGYLGCTTLLIFNLAMVMYPAFFGIGGDETQATLTAMKISFVTVGIWWIAFSQYSFRYLPDFEKGRGKINKDIIFNGYKELRGVWRKLKESNRLKMFLFAFFVYSMGVQTIMLVATYFGEQEIKWKGAEERTLGLIISILIIQIVAIFGAKLTVIAVKKIGQIPVLIALNCIWIIICLVAYFIYLPIHFYATAMLVGMVMGGIQTLSRSTYSNYLPETKDTTSFFSFFDVAEKIGIVIGMGIYGAIDQFTNNMRNSVVFLVLFFGFGVFLLLKVLKMERRKMKLEKLQSNSD, from the coding sequence ATGGCAAATCAATTTCCACGCGGGCATAAAAAACTTTTAAAGGCTTGGATATTATACGATTGGGCTAATTCTGTATATAGTTTAACCATCGTTTCTGCGGTATTCCCCATTTTTTACGGATTATTATTTAAAATTGCTGATATAACTCATATTCAATTATTTGGAATTGATTTTAAAAACACGGCGGTCATTACATTTGTTACCTCGTTGGCTTTTTTGGTAGTAGTTTTGGTTTCTCCTATTTTAAGCGGAATAGCTGATTATCTGGGAAATAAGAAAACTTTTATGAAGTTTTTTTGTTATTTGGGAGCAATTTCTTGTATTGGTTTGTACTGGTTTTCTCTGGAAAGCATATATTTTGGACTTACGTGCTATTTTTTGGGAGTTGTGGGCTTTTGGGGAAGCATTGTTTTTTATAATTCCTATTTGCCTGATATTGCCTTGCCGGAACAATATGATGAAGTGAGTGCTAAAGGATTCATTATGGGGTATTTAGGATGTACTACATTACTGATTTTTAATTTGGCAATGGTGATGTATCCGGCTTTTTTTGGCATTGGAGGAGATGAAACCCAAGCTACACTTACAGCAATGAAAATTTCGTTTGTAACAGTAGGAATTTGGTGGATTGCATTCAGCCAGTATTCTTTTAGGTATTTACCTGATTTTGAAAAGGGAAGAGGAAAAATAAATAAAGATATCATTTTTAACGGATATAAAGAATTACGAGGCGTTTGGAGAAAATTAAAAGAATCTAACCGATTGAAAATGTTTCTGTTTGCATTTTTTGTATATAGTATGGGAGTGCAAACCATTATGTTAGTTGCGACTTATTTTGGTGAACAAGAAATTAAATGGAAAGGAGCCGAAGAACGTACTTTAGGACTCATAATCAGTATTTTAATCATTCAAATTGTAGCGATTTTCGGAGCCAAATTAACGGTTATAGCGGTCAAAAAAATAGGTCAAATCCCTGTACTGATTGCCTTAAATTGTATTTGGATTATCATTTGTTTGGTGGCTTATTTTATTTATCTTCCAATACATTTTTATGCCACGGCAATGCTTGTGGGAATGGTAATGGGTGGAATTCAGACACTTTCTCGCTCTACTTATTCAAATTATTTACCTGAAACAAAAGATACAACATCTTTTTTTAGTTTTTTTGACGTGGCTGAAAAAATTGGCATTGTTATTGGTATGGGAATATATGGTGCCATTGACCAATTTACCAATAATATGCGAAACTCAGTAGTTTTTTTGGTACTATTTTTTGGTTTCGGCGTATTTTTGTTATTGAAAGTTTTGAAGATGGAAAGAAGAAAAATGAAGTTAGAAAAACTTCAATCTAATTCCGATTAA